One window of Acipenser ruthenus chromosome 52, fAciRut3.2 maternal haplotype, whole genome shotgun sequence genomic DNA carries:
- the LOC131723023 gene encoding tripartite motif-containing protein 16-like produces the protein MASNLWTEDQFSCSVCLELLKDPVTIPCGHSYCMGCIKNCWDQTDHTGVYSCPQCRKTFTPRPDLGRNTMLAEVVAKLKKTGLNPCPAKSYAGPGDVPCDFCTGRKFKAVKSCLTCLASYCETHVKPHSEVTPLKRHKLINAIGNLEQKLCAQHQRVLEVFCRTDQTCICLLCTQDEHRSHDTVSAEAERSVKQKQLGETQTELQQRIQERLKDVEDLKQTVKSLKRSACIEIKESEKNFTELIRSIEKIRTEVIQLIGANEKAAVNQAEGRIKKLEQEIAELRRRNAELKQLSETEDHIHFLQNFQSLCAPPKAGDLPSVTVNTGISLGAVRKAVSKLKDHIEDFCKGELVKITKTVNETAVCTLGSRSSDRHLTVNEVAVYSLQAPEPRNRAEFLKYSCQLTLDPNTANRILCLSEGNRKVTLRGETQRYPRHPERFESWAQVLCREGLSVTRCYWEIECSGGWASIGVTYKGISRKGGDRSCILGFNDKSWSLDCSGSSYTALHNKKHTAITAPRSPRIGVYLDFNAGTLSFYGVSDTMTLLHRFQTTFTEPLYPGFGLYYDSSVTICQLN, from the exons atggcttcaaacttgtggacagaggatcagtttagctgttcagtgtgtctggagctattgaaggacccagtcactattccatgtggacacagttactgtatggggtgtattaagaactgctgggatcagactgatcatacaggtgtctacagctgcccccagtgcagaaagacctttaccccaaggcctgatctgggcagaaacaccatgctggctgaagttgtggcgaaattaaagaagacaggactcaatccttgTCCTGCtaaaagttatgctggacctggagatgtgccgtgtgatttctgcactgggagaaagttcaaagctgtgaaatcctgtttgacgtgcctggcctcttactgtgaaacacacgtcaagccacacagtgaggttactccattaaagaggcacaagctgatcaatgcaattggaaatctggagcagaagctttgtgctcaACACCAAAGGGTTttggaggtcttctgtagaaccgatcagacgtgtatttgcttgttgtgtACACAAGATGAACACaggagccatgatacagtctcagctgaggcagaaaggagtgtgaaacag aagcagctgggagagacacagacagaactacaacagagaatccaggagagactgaaagatgTGGAAGATCTGAAACAGACTGTGAAGTCACtaaaa agatctgcatgcatagaaataaaggaaagtgagaagaactttactgagctgattcgatccattgagaagatccgcACTGAGGTTATtcagctgattggagctaacgagaaggctgcagtgaatcaggctgaaggacgcatcaagaaactggagcaggagattgctgagctaaggaggagaaacgctgagttgaaacagctttcagagacagaggatcacatccattttctacag aatttccagtctctctgtgcccctcctaaagctggagacttacccagcgttactgtcaatacaggcaTCTCTTtgggggctgtgaggaaagctgtatctaaactaaaagaccatattgaggacttctgcaagggggaactagtcaaaatcacaaaaacag tgaatGAAACAGCAGTTTGTACCCTGGGGTCTAGGAGCAGTGACAGACATTTAACAG tgaatgaagttgcagtttacagtctgcaggctccagagccaaggaacagagctgagtttttaaaat attcctgtcagctcacactggaccccaacacagcgaatagaatcctctgtctgtctgaagggaacagaaaggtgacactgaggggagagacccagagatatcctcgtcacccagagagatttgagagctgggcccaagtgctttgcagagagggatTGTCTgtgactcgctgttactgggagattgagtgcagtgggggatgggcttctataggagtcacatataaaggaatcagcaggaaaggaggggatcgTTCCTGTAtccttggattcaatgacaagtcctggagtttggacTGCTCTGGATCCAGTTACACTGCCCTGCACAATAAGAAACACAcagcaataactgccccccgctcccccagaataggagtgtatctggactttaatgccggcacgctgtccttttatggcgtctctgacacaatgaccctcctgcacagattccaaaccacattcactgagccgctctatcctgggtttgggCTTTATTATGattcctctgtaacaatctgccagctgaactag